A window of the Methanoculleus horonobensis genome harbors these coding sequences:
- a CDS encoding 2-isopropylmalate synthase: MIVLFVEPIRFFDTTLRDGEQTPGVSLTPAEKLEIATHLADVGVHVIEAGSAAASAGERESIRVIAAAGLAAECCTYVRALPGDIDLAADAGADSVHLVVPVSDLHIAKKLRKTREQVSQMAWSAVEYAKERGLIVELSGEDASRADQEFLAEVFREGVERGADRLCFCDTVGLLTPERAAAIIPPLLFAPLSIHCHDDLGFGLATTVAALRAGATCAHVTVNGLGERAGNTSLEELVMALEVLYGAKTGIKTEELYPLSTHVARLTGVPLATNKPIVGEMAFTHESGIHAHGVMRDASTYEPLRPERVGRKRRIVLGKHSGSAAVEAALHDMGYAPSAAQLKEIVDRIKRLGDAGMRITDADIMAITDTVMEIEFTPCIELCQFTIVSGSNAMPTASVTMLVHGEEITGAAVGTGPVDAAIRALQRSVADVGSVRLDEYSVDAITGGTDALVDVSVKLSKDGKTVTSRGARTDIIMASVEAVIAGMNRLLREEHEDRSQDSD; the protein is encoded by the coding sequence GTGATTGTTTTATTTGTTGAACCGATTCGCTTTTTTGACACAACTCTACGGGACGGCGAACAGACACCGGGTGTCTCGCTCACGCCGGCCGAGAAACTTGAGATTGCAACGCACCTCGCCGACGTCGGCGTCCACGTGATAGAAGCAGGCTCAGCCGCCGCATCCGCCGGAGAGCGCGAGTCGATCCGCGTCATCGCCGCCGCCGGGCTTGCCGCCGAGTGCTGTACCTACGTCCGGGCACTCCCCGGGGATATCGACCTCGCCGCCGACGCCGGTGCCGACTCCGTCCACCTCGTCGTCCCGGTGAGCGATCTCCATATCGCGAAGAAACTCCGTAAGACACGCGAGCAGGTCTCTCAAATGGCCTGGAGCGCCGTCGAGTACGCGAAAGAGCGCGGTCTGATTGTGGAGTTATCGGGAGAAGACGCCTCCCGCGCCGACCAGGAGTTCCTCGCGGAGGTCTTCCGGGAAGGGGTCGAGCGGGGAGCCGACCGGCTCTGCTTCTGCGACACCGTTGGGCTCCTCACGCCCGAGCGGGCGGCTGCGATCATACCGCCGCTCCTCTTCGCCCCGCTCTCCATCCACTGCCACGACGACCTCGGGTTCGGGCTCGCGACCACCGTCGCCGCCCTCCGGGCGGGGGCAACCTGTGCTCACGTCACCGTCAACGGCCTCGGGGAGCGGGCGGGAAACACCTCCCTCGAAGAACTGGTGATGGCGCTCGAGGTGCTCTACGGGGCGAAGACCGGGATCAAGACCGAGGAACTCTACCCGCTCTCGACCCATGTCGCCCGGCTGACCGGGGTTCCGCTCGCGACCAACAAGCCGATCGTCGGCGAGATGGCTTTCACCCACGAGAGCGGGATCCACGCCCACGGGGTGATGCGGGACGCGAGCACCTACGAGCCGCTCCGGCCGGAGCGGGTGGGCCGCAAGCGCCGCATCGTCCTCGGGAAGCACTCCGGGTCGGCGGCGGTCGAGGCCGCGCTCCACGATATGGGCTACGCCCCGAGCGCTGCACAGCTCAAGGAGATCGTCGACCGGATCAAACGCCTCGGGGACGCCGGGATGCGGATAACCGATGCCGATATCATGGCGATCACCGATACCGTCATGGAGATCGAGTTTACTCCCTGCATCGAACTTTGCCAGTTCACCATCGTCTCGGGGAGCAACGCGATGCCGACCGCCTCGGTGACGATGCTCGTTCACGGTGAGGAGATCACCGGCGCCGCAGTCGGGACCGGCCCCGTAGACGCGGCGATCCGCGCGCTCCAGCGGTCGGTCGCCGACGTCGGGAGCGTAAGGCTCGACGAATACAGCGTCGATGCCATAACCGGCGGCACGGACGCCCTCGTCGACGTCTCGGTAAAACTCAGCAAGGACGGAAAGACCGTGACCTCGCGGGGTGCCAGGACCGACATCATCATGGCAAGCGTCGAAGCAGTTATCGCCGGGATGAACAGATTACTCAGGGAAGAGCATGAAGACCGGAGCCAGGACTCTGATTGA
- the ilvN gene encoding acetolactate synthase small subunit, whose amino-acid sequence MKPHTLSVLVENRAGVLSRVAAMFSRRGFNIESLAVGTCEEPNMSRITIVVNGDDGIVEQMMKQTNKLIDVIKVSDLTKRESVERELALIKVAAETGPSRAEILQIADIFRAQVVDVGSKTLVLQVTGDTEKIDALEKLLRQYGIKELVRTGKIALLRGAKTVKSSK is encoded by the coding sequence ATGAAACCGCATACCCTGAGCGTCCTCGTGGAGAACCGGGCAGGTGTCCTGAGCCGGGTCGCCGCGATGTTCTCGCGCCGGGGGTTCAACATCGAGAGCCTGGCCGTCGGGACCTGCGAGGAGCCGAACATGAGCCGGATCACGATCGTGGTGAACGGCGACGACGGGATCGTCGAGCAGATGATGAAGCAGACCAACAAGCTCATCGACGTCATCAAGGTCTCGGACCTGACGAAACGGGAGAGCGTGGAGCGGGAACTCGCCCTCATCAAGGTTGCCGCCGAGACCGGGCCGTCCCGCGCCGAGATCCTCCAGATAGCGGATATCTTCCGCGCCCAGGTCGTGGACGTCGGGTCGAAGACGCTGGTTCTCCAGGTGACCGGGGATACGGAGAAGATCGATGCGCTGGAGAAACTCCTGCGCCAGTACGGCATCAAGGAACTCGTCCGCACGGGGAAGATTGCGCTCCTTCGGGGCGCAAAGACCGTAAAGAGTTCCAAATAA
- the ilvB gene encoding biosynthetic-type acetolactate synthase large subunit, protein MKTGARTLIEALQREGVDTIFGYPGGVVLPIYDELYDSSIRHILVRHEQAAAHAADGYARASGRVGVCLATSGPGACNLVTGIATAYMDSIPIVALTGQVPTALLGNDAFQESDITGITMPVTKHNYLVKDAGDLDRVVQEAFYVARTGRPGPVLVDIPKDVSTGQVLEGKPVPETVSLRGYQPTYQGHVRQIEKALDLIATAERPLVYAGGGVVLSGASAELLEFVEAAAIPVTTTLMGLGAVPGDHPLCLGMLGMHGTQSANYAVTECDLLVAVGVRFDDRVTGKIETFAPNATVIHIDIDPAEIGKNKKVDVPIVGDVKAVLQAFLSRMQKRGDTANWVARIGAWKAQYPLGYRDDDHLRPQYVVEQLSDLLKGEGIVVSEVGQNQMWTALYYCFKKPRTWITSGGLGTMGYGFPAAIGAHYARPDMPVVDIAGDGSFQMNIQELGTVAQYKIPVKVVILNNMYLGMVRQWQELFYDRRYSYTELPPVDFVKIANAYGVEGLQVDEKAGVREALETALATDGPFVLDFRVEREENVFPMVPAGAAINEMIGVRQQ, encoded by the coding sequence ATGAAGACCGGAGCCAGGACTCTGATTGAAGCGCTGCAGCGAGAAGGGGTGGATACCATATTTGGCTACCCCGGCGGCGTGGTGTTGCCGATCTACGATGAACTCTACGATTCGTCGATCCGGCACATACTGGTAAGGCATGAGCAGGCAGCGGCGCACGCAGCCGACGGCTACGCGCGTGCGAGCGGCCGCGTAGGCGTATGCCTTGCCACCTCCGGCCCCGGTGCATGCAACCTGGTCACCGGGATCGCGACGGCATATATGGATTCCATTCCGATCGTGGCGCTCACCGGCCAGGTGCCGACCGCCCTCCTCGGGAACGACGCGTTCCAGGAGTCGGACATCACCGGGATCACGATGCCGGTCACGAAGCACAACTACCTGGTGAAGGATGCCGGCGACCTCGACCGCGTGGTGCAGGAGGCGTTCTACGTCGCCAGGACCGGCCGGCCCGGTCCGGTGCTGGTCGATATCCCCAAAGACGTCAGCACAGGCCAGGTGTTGGAGGGAAAGCCCGTCCCCGAAACAGTCTCCCTCCGGGGCTACCAGCCCACCTACCAGGGGCACGTCCGCCAGATCGAGAAGGCGCTCGACCTGATAGCGACAGCTGAGCGGCCGCTCGTCTACGCCGGCGGCGGGGTGGTTCTCTCCGGAGCGTCGGCCGAACTCCTGGAGTTCGTGGAGGCGGCCGCCATCCCGGTGACGACGACCCTGATGGGGCTCGGCGCCGTCCCCGGCGACCACCCGCTCTGTCTCGGGATGCTCGGGATGCACGGCACCCAGTCCGCGAACTACGCGGTGACGGAGTGCGATCTCCTGGTAGCCGTCGGCGTCCGGTTCGACGACCGCGTCACCGGTAAGATCGAGACGTTCGCGCCGAACGCCACAGTCATCCACATCGATATCGACCCGGCGGAGATCGGGAAGAACAAGAAAGTCGACGTCCCGATCGTGGGCGACGTGAAGGCCGTTCTCCAGGCGTTTTTATCCCGGATGCAGAAGCGCGGCGATACGGCGAACTGGGTTGCCCGGATCGGCGCCTGGAAGGCGCAGTATCCGCTCGGTTACCGCGACGACGACCATCTCCGCCCGCAGTACGTCGTGGAGCAGCTCTCCGATCTCCTGAAAGGCGAGGGGATCGTCGTGAGCGAGGTCGGGCAGAACCAGATGTGGACCGCGCTCTACTACTGCTTCAAGAAGCCGCGGACCTGGATCACCTCGGGCGGTCTCGGGACGATGGGCTACGGGTTCCCGGCGGCCATCGGCGCACACTACGCCCGGCCGGATATGCCGGTCGTCGACATCGCCGGCGACGGGAGTTTCCAGATGAACATCCAGGAACTCGGGACGGTGGCGCAGTACAAGATCCCCGTCAAGGTCGTGATCTTGAACAACATGTACCTCGGGATGGTGCGGCAGTGGCAGGAACTCTTCTACGACCGCCGCTACTCCTACACCGAACTCCCGCCGGTGGACTTCGTCAAGATCGCGAACGCCTACGGGGTCGAGGGGCTCCAGGTCGACGAGAAGGCCGGAGTGCGTGAGGCGCTCGAGACCGCTCTCGCCACCGATGGGCCGTTCGTCCTGGACTTCCGGGTCGAGCGGGAGGAGAACGTCTTTCCCATGGTTCCCGCGGGTGCTGCGATCAACGAGATGATCGGGGTGCGTCAGCAATGA
- a CDS encoding sodium:solute symporter family protein, with translation MADILTFVLIALYFFVLIGIGNWASKKIHNTEDYILAGRSLGFWVFTILIVCSICSGMTLLGVSGFGYNSGWPGIWEQIFVPLAAAFCIIFFGVKLQAIGKERGYLTVQDYLADRFESPRALRALSAVSGIIVSLIYLVGQYAAISIVIVWLFGIPHWQALLIAGVIITAYTVVGGLYAVSWTTLFQGGILIFGVLLMAPFVVMSAGGLTHINTVIAGIDPNFVEPWFPSPAYAAYAYATPEFLVSFGILLMVGLACAPHVVNNVLAAKEARYFKWAPLVAFAIYAVVMFLVKFTGFAVRSLVEEGKLVLPNAVNAQDYSFILGVEHAMPNVAFWALFAVIVLAAVMSTTDRLMLTVGTSFAWDIYKNIFRPSATDKEVLLVSKVAIVLGAGGTLLLAINPPEMLAWLIWMGIGVMLATFAVPLLAGLYWRGATGEGAIASMATGLVAAGIFGYYSKFVGSLPVHFSLYALVLSLVAMVVVSLLTARSSADVLDGTRTGWFIQSPGSAPRPGAPGATRLADKDSPRRQ, from the coding sequence ATGGCGGACATACTGACGTTCGTCCTGATCGCGCTCTACTTCTTCGTGCTCATCGGCATCGGGAACTGGGCCTCGAAGAAGATCCATAACACCGAGGACTACATCCTCGCCGGGAGATCGCTCGGGTTCTGGGTCTTCACGATCCTGATCGTCTGCTCGATCTGTAGCGGGATGACCCTGCTCGGCGTGAGCGGATTCGGCTACAACTCGGGCTGGCCCGGGATCTGGGAGCAGATCTTCGTCCCGCTCGCGGCCGCGTTCTGTATCATCTTCTTCGGGGTGAAACTCCAGGCCATCGGGAAGGAGCGGGGTTACCTGACCGTCCAGGACTACCTCGCCGACCGGTTCGAGAGCCCGCGGGCGCTCAGGGCGCTCTCGGCGGTCTCCGGGATCATCGTCTCGCTGATCTACCTTGTCGGGCAGTACGCCGCGATCAGCATCGTCATCGTCTGGCTCTTCGGGATCCCGCACTGGCAGGCGCTGCTCATCGCCGGGGTCATCATCACCGCCTATACGGTCGTCGGCGGGCTCTACGCCGTCTCCTGGACGACCCTCTTCCAGGGCGGGATCCTGATCTTCGGCGTCCTCCTGATGGCGCCGTTCGTCGTCATGAGTGCCGGCGGGCTCACTCACATCAACACGGTCATTGCCGGGATCGACCCGAACTTCGTCGAGCCGTGGTTCCCGAGCCCGGCGTATGCCGCATACGCGTACGCGACGCCCGAGTTCCTGGTCTCGTTCGGCATCCTCCTGATGGTCGGCCTCGCCTGCGCGCCGCACGTCGTCAACAACGTCCTGGCCGCAAAAGAGGCGCGCTACTTCAAGTGGGCGCCGCTCGTCGCGTTCGCCATCTACGCGGTCGTGATGTTCCTCGTCAAGTTCACCGGGTTTGCCGTCCGCTCGCTCGTCGAGGAGGGAAAACTGGTGCTCCCGAACGCCGTGAACGCCCAGGATTACTCCTTCATCCTGGGGGTCGAACACGCGATGCCGAACGTGGCGTTCTGGGCGCTCTTCGCGGTGATCGTCCTTGCGGCGGTGATGTCGACGACCGATCGGCTGATGCTCACGGTCGGCACGTCGTTCGCGTGGGACATCTACAAGAACATCTTCCGCCCCTCGGCGACCGATAAGGAAGTGCTCCTCGTCTCGAAGGTCGCGATCGTCCTCGGGGCCGGTGGCACGCTCCTCCTTGCCATCAACCCGCCGGAGATGCTCGCGTGGCTGATCTGGATGGGGATCGGGGTGATGCTCGCGACGTTCGCGGTTCCGCTGCTTGCCGGGCTCTACTGGCGCGGTGCGACCGGCGAGGGAGCGATCGCGAGCATGGCGACGGGGCTCGTCGCGGCCGGCATCTTCGGATACTACTCCAAGTTCGTCGGATCGCTTCCCGTGCACTTCAGCCTCTATGCACTCGTGCTCTCGCTCGTCGCGATGGTTGTCGTCAGCCTCCTCACCGCCCGGAGTTCGGCCGATGT